A section of the Ciona intestinalis chromosome 4, KH, whole genome shotgun sequence genome encodes:
- the LOC100187060 gene encoding vang-like protein 2 isoform X2 encodes MDTDKLQDNDSEYSLATNRSERSRHGHKRHRSHERGSRRHRNRGEKTVTIRTPPMDGRHDSRATEGTISVNIPEDDNWGETNTFISGTTDVTQLSHESLAKLTKDIEASIGFRDCGYVGTIIFALISYLSPIAFVVMPKFLWDNSSPLSACGTSCKGTLISMSFKLLILLVASWAIFFRRQRTSMPKVFMFRSLIMVFVLLITLTYWLFYGIWILEQKEKDFQSIIEFSDSMTNCLLFVHYLSLVLLELRHLQTTFVLEVIRTTDGERRFYNIGDLSIQRCSVWVLEKYYCDFPVYNPALMRIPSRSARMKHINNTFKVYDVDGKPGNDTQGQNRAILAAVARRRDAGHNERYYEEAEYERRVRKRRARLVAATEDAFTHIRKASEHEINTKGKSSNSVMECDAASEAIFPALARSLQKYLRTTRQHQHYQVEDIHKHLAFCIKNEMTPKAFLQRYINPGSYLTYDPRHDSSQWDLVSDEPLVNMLKDGTVFRLNQPEYSLVVTVRKSPRIGLQEVFIDPDSYRYVMHMQSETSV; translated from the exons ATGGACACGGACAAATTACAAGACAATGATTCAGAGTATTCTCTGGCAACAAACAG atcgGAGCGGTCACGACATGGTCACAAGCGACACAGGTCACATGAGCGGGGAAGTCGTCGCCATAGAAACCGAG GTGAGAAAACAGTCACAATTAGAACCCCACCTATGGATGGGAGACACGACAGCAGAGCAACTGAAGGAACCATCTCTGTTAACATACCTGAG GATGATAACTGGGGCGAGACCAACACCTTTATATCAGGAACCACAGACGTCACGCAACTCAGTCATGAATCGCTTGCAAAACTGACCAAG GATATTGAAGCTTCAATTGGTTTTCGAGACTGTGGTTATGTTGGGACCATTATATTTGCCCTTATTTCCTACCTTTCCCCGATAGCATTTGTGGTGATGCCGAAATTTTTGTGGGACAACTCATCTCCTCTTTCAGCGTGCGGCACCTCATGTAAA GGTACCCTCATCAGTATGTCATTCAAACTCCTCATACTCCTTGTAGCATCATGGGCAATATTTTTCCGACGCCAGAGAACCAGCATGCCAAAAGTGTTTATGTTCAg GTCTCTGATCATGGTATTTGTTCTTCTAATCACACTCACGTACTGGCTGTTTTATGGCATCTGGATTTTGGAGCAAAAGGAAAAAGACTTTCAG TCGATAATCGAGTTCTCAGACAGCATGACGAACTGCCTCTTATTCGTGCATTATCTCTCGCTTGTTTTACTCGAACTACGTCACTTACAAACCACCTTCGTGCTCGAAGTTATTCGAACCACCGATGGCGAACGACGGTTCTACAACATTGGAGACTTGAG CATCCAGCGTTGTTCAGTGTGGGTGTTGGAGAAATATTATTGCGACTTTCCCGTGTATAATCCAGCCCTGATGCGTATACCTTCTCGTAGCGCACGTATGAAGCATATCAACAATACATTTAAAGTGTATGACGTCGATG GCAAACCGGGCAATGACACACAAGGACAAAATCGTGCGATTCTTGCAGCGGTTGCTAGGCGACGAGATGCAGGACATAATGAAAGATATTATGAGGAAGCAGAATATGAGAGAAGAGTAAGGAAGAGACGAGCAAG GTTGGTCGCCGCCACCGAAGACGCTTTCACTCACATTCGAAAAGCAAGCGAGCATGAAATTAACACGAAGGGCAAGTCGTCCAACTCTGTCATGGAGTGCGACGCCGCCTCTGAG GCCATATTCCCCGCGTTGGCTAGATCGTTGCAGAAGTACCTTCGCACCACACGTCAACACCAACATTACCAGGTAGAAGATATCCATAAACATCTTGCTTTCTGTATCAAGAACGAAATGACTCCAAAAGCTTTCCTACAAAG ATACATCAATCCCGGCTCTTACTTGACCTATGATCCACGTCACGACTCTAGTCAATGGGACTTAGTAAGCGACGAACCTCTTGTTAATATGCTTAAG GACGGCACAGTGTTTCGACTTAACCAGCCCGAGTATTCCCTCGTCGTTACCGTGCGCAAATCTCCACGAATTGGTTTGCAGGAGGTTTTCATTGATCCCGATTCTTACCGTTATGTAATGCACATGCAGAGCGAGACGtcggtgtga
- the LOC100187060 gene encoding vang-like protein 2 isoform X1, which translates to MDTDKLQDNDSEYSLATNRSERSRHGHKRHRSHERGSRRHRNRGSGNELDDDYEGEKTVTIRTPPMDGRHDSRATEGTISVNIPEDDNWGETNTFISGTTDVTQLSHESLAKLTKDIEASIGFRDCGYVGTIIFALISYLSPIAFVVMPKFLWDNSSPLSACGTSCKGTLISMSFKLLILLVASWAIFFRRQRTSMPKVFMFRSLIMVFVLLITLTYWLFYGIWILEQKEKDFQSIIEFSDSMTNCLLFVHYLSLVLLELRHLQTTFVLEVIRTTDGERRFYNIGDLSIQRCSVWVLEKYYCDFPVYNPALMRIPSRSARMKHINNTFKVYDVDGKPGNDTQGQNRAILAAVARRRDAGHNERYYEEAEYERRVRKRRARLVAATEDAFTHIRKASEHEINTKGKSSNSVMECDAASEAIFPALARSLQKYLRTTRQHQHYQVEDIHKHLAFCIKNEMTPKAFLQRYINPGSYLTYDPRHDSSQWDLVSDEPLVNMLKDGTVFRLNQPEYSLVVTVRKSPRIGLQEVFIDPDSYRYVMHMQSETSV; encoded by the exons ATGGACACGGACAAATTACAAGACAATGATTCAGAGTATTCTCTGGCAACAAACAG atcgGAGCGGTCACGACATGGTCACAAGCGACACAGGTCACATGAGCGGGGAAGTCGTCGCCATAGAAACCGAGGTAGTGGAAACGAGCTTGATGATGATTATGAAG GTGAGAAAACAGTCACAATTAGAACCCCACCTATGGATGGGAGACACGACAGCAGAGCAACTGAAGGAACCATCTCTGTTAACATACCTGAG GATGATAACTGGGGCGAGACCAACACCTTTATATCAGGAACCACAGACGTCACGCAACTCAGTCATGAATCGCTTGCAAAACTGACCAAG GATATTGAAGCTTCAATTGGTTTTCGAGACTGTGGTTATGTTGGGACCATTATATTTGCCCTTATTTCCTACCTTTCCCCGATAGCATTTGTGGTGATGCCGAAATTTTTGTGGGACAACTCATCTCCTCTTTCAGCGTGCGGCACCTCATGTAAA GGTACCCTCATCAGTATGTCATTCAAACTCCTCATACTCCTTGTAGCATCATGGGCAATATTTTTCCGACGCCAGAGAACCAGCATGCCAAAAGTGTTTATGTTCAg GTCTCTGATCATGGTATTTGTTCTTCTAATCACACTCACGTACTGGCTGTTTTATGGCATCTGGATTTTGGAGCAAAAGGAAAAAGACTTTCAG TCGATAATCGAGTTCTCAGACAGCATGACGAACTGCCTCTTATTCGTGCATTATCTCTCGCTTGTTTTACTCGAACTACGTCACTTACAAACCACCTTCGTGCTCGAAGTTATTCGAACCACCGATGGCGAACGACGGTTCTACAACATTGGAGACTTGAG CATCCAGCGTTGTTCAGTGTGGGTGTTGGAGAAATATTATTGCGACTTTCCCGTGTATAATCCAGCCCTGATGCGTATACCTTCTCGTAGCGCACGTATGAAGCATATCAACAATACATTTAAAGTGTATGACGTCGATG GCAAACCGGGCAATGACACACAAGGACAAAATCGTGCGATTCTTGCAGCGGTTGCTAGGCGACGAGATGCAGGACATAATGAAAGATATTATGAGGAAGCAGAATATGAGAGAAGAGTAAGGAAGAGACGAGCAAG GTTGGTCGCCGCCACCGAAGACGCTTTCACTCACATTCGAAAAGCAAGCGAGCATGAAATTAACACGAAGGGCAAGTCGTCCAACTCTGTCATGGAGTGCGACGCCGCCTCTGAG GCCATATTCCCCGCGTTGGCTAGATCGTTGCAGAAGTACCTTCGCACCACACGTCAACACCAACATTACCAGGTAGAAGATATCCATAAACATCTTGCTTTCTGTATCAAGAACGAAATGACTCCAAAAGCTTTCCTACAAAG ATACATCAATCCCGGCTCTTACTTGACCTATGATCCACGTCACGACTCTAGTCAATGGGACTTAGTAAGCGACGAACCTCTTGTTAATATGCTTAAG GACGGCACAGTGTTTCGACTTAACCAGCCCGAGTATTCCCTCGTCGTTACCGTGCGCAAATCTCCACGAATTGGTTTGCAGGAGGTTTTCATTGATCCCGATTCTTACCGTTATGTAATGCACATGCAGAGCGAGACGtcggtgtga